Proteins from a genomic interval of Plasmodium sp. gorilla clade G2 genome assembly, chromosome: 10:
- a CDS encoding autophagy-related protein 8, with amino-acid sequence MPSLKEEVSFENRVAETHKIRSKYPNRIPVVCERANRSNLPIIEKKKFLVPMNMLVGEFKFILHQHINQSAYGNNMKLFRERTIYLFVNNIVPKTGLLMQDLYEMYKDEDGYLYMEYSCESCLG; translated from the coding sequence atgccTTCATTGAAAGAAGAAGTATCTTTTGAGAATAGAGTTGCAGAGACTCATAAAATACGTTCGAAATATCCTAATCGTATACCTGTAGTATGTGAAAGAGCTAATAGATCTAATTTACCAATAATTGAGAAAAAGAAGTTTCTAGTACCTATGAATATGTTAGTTGGagaatttaaatttatattacatcAACATATAAATCAAAGTGCATATGGAAATAACATGAAGTTATTTAGAGAGAgaactatatatttatttgtaaataatatagtgCCTAAAACAGGATTATTAATGCAAGATCTATATGAAATGTATAAAGATGAAGAtggatatttatatatggaaTATAGTTGTGAAAGTTGTCTaggataa
- a CDS encoding large subunit rRNA processing RRM protein, putative → MTTSQIDADNENQISAVIDFLNNNEEVNILDTKKDEEKVDDEISKKEKKTKKDKFPSKKEKKRKAMNEDEIVERNKRTVFVGNVPLKDVSISKLLKILKIEKSIVETVRFRSLPLEEKYADKKRLGVLRKKFTDVKDNKNALVTLKDEKDVPLLLERNGTIYEGYVLRVNKFGDNKSFSRKKSICIKNLCKKLNEKDLYEIMKGVDTIKGVRILRDTLTSMSTGTAFILFENRSAVKKAIQQFNGYTINDRQIIVEKVQDDKEKKGYSHNEKSSFKKKNKEKGGNKNVKKDFTKKFNKYKSKKKKYMRRRKTKEHKNVVKN, encoded by the exons ATGACAACATCACAAATAGACGCAGATAATGAAAACCAAATAAGCGCTGTTAtagattttttaaataacaaTGAAGAAGTAAATATTTtag ATACCAAAAAAGATGAGGAAAAAGTTGATGATGAAATATCgaagaaagagaaaaaaacgaaaaaagATAAGTTTCCTtccaaaaaagaaaaaaaaagaaaggcAATGAATGAAG acGAAATTGTGGAAAGAAATAAGAGGACAGTTTTTGTTGGAAATGTACCATTAAAAGATGTGTCAATTTCTAAATTattgaaaattttaaaaatagaaaaatcaATTGTAGAAACG GTACGTTTTCGATCCTTACCTTTAGAAGAAAAATACGCAGATAAGAAAAGGCTGGGAGTCTTGCGTAAAAAATTTAcg gATGTAAAGGATAATAAAAACGCATTAGTGACTTTGAAGGATGAGAAAGATGTTCCTCTTTTACTGGAAagaaat ggCACGATATACGAAGGTTATGTTTTAAGGGTTAATAAATTTGGAGATAACAAATCATTCAGTAGGAAGAAAtctatatgtattaaaaatcTATGCAAGAAATTAAATGAGAAAGACTTGTATGAAATTATGAAGGGTGTGGATACAATAAAGG GTGTTAGAATATTGAGAGACACCTTAACGAGTATGTCAACG gGTACagcatttattttatttgagaACCGAAGTGCTGTGAAAAAGGCCATACAACAATTTAATGGATATACAATAAAT gACAGACAAATTATTGTCGAAAAAGTGCAGGACGACAAAGAGAAGAAGGGGTATAGCCATAATGAAAAAAGTtccttcaaaaaaaaaaataaggaaaaag gggGTAATAAAAATGTGAAGAAAGACTTTACAAAAAAGTTTAATAAGTACAAAtcgaaaaagaaaaaatacatgAGAAGGAGAAAAACAAAGGAACATAAAAATGTTGTAaagaattaa
- a CDS encoding flagellar outer arm dynein-associated protein, putative — MSEAEEILNRIKNHKGVIGILVVNSEGLIIKSTFDQQQSDLHASLLTQLSKKARDVIRELDPQNDINFLRLRSKKHEIMIAPDKDYTLIVVQDPYADKDKN, encoded by the exons atg agTGAAGCAGAAGAAATATTGAATCGTATTAAAAATCATAAAGGAGTTATAGGAATATTAGTTGTAAACAGTGAAGGGTTAATAATAAAGAGTACATTTGATCAGCAACAGTCAGACTTACATGCTTCATTATTAACACAACTATCTAAAAAAGCTAGGGATGTTATTAGAGAATTAGATCCTCAg AATGATATAAACTTTTTACGTTTACGATCAAAAAAGCATGAAATAATGATTGCCCCTGATAAGGATTATACACTTATAGTTGTCCAAGATCCTTATGCAGATAAGGACaagaattaa
- a CDS encoding cytoplasmic dynein intermediate chain, putative: MESMSEFDILKPIDESERLELENKINEQMIELEVKKKYLEELKNRQHAVKEKNNIHSFNNVVEEYPDPNEMLYNFLESLENTSNYNNIHHNDNNIHHNNNNIHHNNNNNIHHSNKESHEQINDMSFYSEYDNNYKNKNPNVVYTEQPFNHPNSMDNIFMNKSFLLHKKKNSIPNFNFHIDMFNKENKKNVIHIQPKGINFFDKSIQVNLVQNNEVSLLDNNICKKKNKINNINNMNNIKKTSLSYNTEEIIEGDRKSHDKKKLLMDKIKHTNDNRIHNDDKKKEEKKNDVNKTCEENYDNQNGDNNYIYNKNVTRFNYNDNTLNEYNSRYLKSMNIEKKEEILKSSSFLNFLENSSKIVERFLGEQDLFHCAYTYDNNDILENTEDVDKLKLINTYYCKKYINGRGITDVRTSNIYNELFLASYGLSECNNCIEPEGYVLLWNVTMKNRPEYVFTSESSVCTSLFNKFHPHLIIGGTYTGNVVLWDIRASQKPIQQTLLTSQGHMHSIYCAEIIGTQNSHNLITADTDGRLCNWSLSMFTYPSNTIDLKKGNREISCTTFAFPEGDINTLYGGTEDGSLFQAQIHGMKVGIINSDFIHKGPITSAQFHPSLEGMNDNNDIILTSSIDWTCQLLSIKNIKNPLIVFDSFEDYIMDIKWNPTHPALFSTCSSNGKIKLWNILYDTESSFFDVSLDNSSTNKLAWSHDGRRLIAADTQGYLTLWNASSEIYQPRFEDLNKFDEYMQTLKAERFVDTPPEKQIS, from the coding sequence ATGGAAAGCATGTCCGAATTCGATATTTTGAAGCCCATTGATGAAAGCGAGAGACTAGAATTagagaataaaataaatgaacagATGATAGAATTAGaagtaaagaaaaaatacttAGAAGAATTGAAAAATAGACAACATGCtgtaaaagaaaagaataatatacattCGTTTAATAATGTTGTTGAAGAATATCCTGATCCAAAtgaaatgttatataattttttagagTCCCTAGAAAATACttctaattataataatattcatcataatgataataatatacatcataataataataatatacatcataataataataataatattcatcatAGTAATAAAGAGTCACATGAACAAATTAATGACATGTCATTTTATTcagaatatgataataattataagaataaaaatccAAATGTTGTTTATACTGAACAACCTTTTAATCATCCAAATTCTAtggataatatttttatgaataaatCTTTTCTTttgcataaaaaaaaaaattctatacctaattttaattttcataTTGATATGTTCaataaggaaaataaaaaaaacgtTATACACATACAACCAAAAGGAATcaatttttttgataaatcCATTCAAGTTAATCTTGTTCAAAATAATGAAGTGTCGCttttagataataatatatgcaaaaaaaaaaataaaataaataatataaacaatatgaataatataaaaaaaacatcaCTGAGTTATAACACTGAAGAAATTATCGAGGGAGATAGAAAAAGTCatgataaaaagaaattattgaTGGACAAGATAAAACATACGAATGATAACAGAATacataatgatgataaaaaaaaagaagaaaaaaaaaatgatgtaaATAAAACGTGTGAAGAGAATTATGATAACCAAAatggtgataataattatatatacaataaaaatgttaCAAGATTTAATTACAATGATAATAcgttaaatgaatataactcaagatatttaaaaagtatgaatatagaaaaaaaagaggagatattaaaaagttctagttttttaaattttcttgAGAATAGTAGTAAGATAGTTGAGCGTTTTTTAGGTGAACAAGATTTATTTCATTGTGCATATacttatgataataatgatatattagaaaatacCGAAGATGtggataaattaaaattaataaatacatattattgtaaaaaatatataaatggtaGAGGTATAACAGATGTAAGAacatctaatatatataatgaattatttttagCTTCTTATGGATTATCAGAATGTAATAATTGTATAGAACCTGAAggatatgttttattatggAATGTTACAATGAAGAATAGACCTGAATATGTATTTACATCAGAATCGAGTGTATGTACATCATTGTTTAATAAATTCCATCCACATTTAATTATAGGTGGTACATATACAGGTAATGTAGTTTTATGGGATATAAGAGCTAGCCAAAAACCAATACAACAAACTTTACTTACATCACAAGGTCATATGCATTCTATATATTGTGCTGAGATAATAGGAACACAAAATTCTCATAATTTAATAACAGCAGATACTGATGGAAGATTATGTAATTGGTCCTTAAGTATGTTTACATATCCATCTAATACAatagatttaaaaaaaggaaacagAGAAATTTCATGCACAACATTTGCATTCCCTGAAGGtgatataaatacattatatGGAGGAACAGAAGATGGATCATTATTTCAAGCACAAATACATGGTATGAAAGTAGGTATCATAAATTCAGATTTTATACATAAGGGACCTATAACATCAGCACAATTCCATCCTTCACTTGAAGGaatgaatgataataatgatattatattaacaaGTTCAATTGATTGGACATGTCAATTATtaagtataaaaaatattaaaaatccTTTAATTGTATTTGATTCTTTTGAAGATTATATAATGGATATAAAATGGAATCCGACACATCCTGCTCTTTTTTCAACTTGTAGTAGCaatggaaaaataaaattatggaatattttatatgatactGAGTCCTCATTTTTTGATGTTTCTTTAGATAATTCTTCTACAAATAAATTAGCTTGGTCACATGATGGAAGACGACTTATAGCTGCTGATACACAAGGATATCTAACACTATGGAATGCATCCTCAGAAATATATCAGCCTCGATTTGAAGACCTCAACAAGTTTGATGAGTACATGCAAACATTGAAGGCTGAGCGATTTGTAGACACACCACCAGAAAAGCAAATatcataa
- a CDS encoding S-adenosyl-L-methionine-dependent methyltransferase, putative, whose translation MSFIYRKAASMLSKCCQGRGIKEILYEKDDPSKKKIHYLIYKTLEDLNILNDIYNLYLKKICKNKYLGLILLSVLVHRKKIDGGGIIKKEIKKKEKDILKYYEEYKGCFNHDEKLNDEMIKKYFIIYNEKYEDNNVHIDNTNCIENIQNKIDLQTDSSLFNNDINKNKSENIINKLIKENIHIEIDEDVEYLYKIKNKDVYKLINNIIYKENRIRIIDKTSCLVVQAANIKKGMIIVDVCSSPGSKAIFSLSLLKKKGYLICIEKDKKRCYTLLNELLKNKEYVGLYMNETFDDNQKITLNKRTFFHNEKENTKQNKDKNNSAYKNINVQKNVYYIQHINKELFIKIYNCDFFNLTSQDFSTFQNIDAVFIDPSCSSSGMQDFIYKSNMMNMYLDDKEDNPKNKNKNNNKNKNKYNSNGNNNSNNNSNNNKNKLSLSYNNDNITSNYNTLDENKTYSINDDVLKGNIPRVPTCFINKVKKLSEFQKNILSHAINIFKTAKVFIYSTCSFFEEENEQVIQYVIERYPNIKLLNAGKDKFLFKNGNYVFSNKCVRTFPLIHSCRGIFISKMSIGL comes from the exons ATGTCATTCATATATAGAAAGGCCGCATCTATGTTATCAAAGTGTTGCCAAGGAAGAGGTATCAAAGAAATTCTTTATGAAAAAGATGACCCGTCCAAAAAAaag ATACATTACCTAATATATAAAACCCTAGAAGATTTGAATATTCtaaatgatatatacaatttgtatttaaagaaaatatgtaaaaataaatatctaGGGCTTATACTCTTAAGCGTCTTAGTACACAGAAAAAAAATCGATGGAGGaggaattataaaaaaagaaattaaaaaaaaggaaaaagatattttgaaatattatgaagaatataaagGTTGTTTTAATCatgatgaaaaattaaatgatgaaatgataaagaaatattttattatatataatgaaaaatatgaagataataatgtCCATATAGATAATACAAATTGTATTgagaatatacaaaataaaatagatttACAAACAgattcttcattatttaataatgatattaataagaataaatctgaaaatattataaataaacttataaaagaaaatatacatatcGAAATTGATGAGGATgttgaatatttatataaaattaagaaCAAAGATGTTTATAaacttataaataatattatatataaagaaaatagaataagaataatagATAAAACATCATGTCTAGTTGTGCAAGCagcaaatattaaaaaaggtaTGATAATAGTTGATGTTTGTTCTTCTCCTGGAAGTAAAGCgattttttctctttctcttttaaaaaaaaaaggatatttGATATGCAtcgaaaaagataaaaaaagatGCTATACTTTATTAAATgaacttttaaaaaataaagaatatgttggtttatatatgaatgaaaCTTTTGATGATAATCAAAAGATAACACTTAATAAGAGaactttttttcataatgaaaaagaaaatacaaaacaaaataaagataaaaataatagtgcatataaaaatataaatgtacaaaaaaatgtatattatatacaacacataaataaagaattgtttataaaaatatataactgtgatttttttaatttaacaaGTCAAGATTTTTCAACATTTCAAAATATAGATGCTGTGTTTATTGATCCATCATGTTCTTCTAGTGGCATGCaagattttatatataaaagtaatatgATGAATATGTATCTGGATGATAAGGAAGATAATcccaaaaataaaaataaaaataataataaaaataaaaataaatataatagcaACGGTAACAATAATAGTaacaataatagtaataataataaaaataaattgtcACTGTCTTATAATAATGACAACATTACATCTAATTATAACACAttagatgaaaataaaacttATTCTATTAACGATGATGTTTTAAAAGGTAACATTCCAAGGGTACCTActtgttttataaataaagtaaaaaaattatcagaatttcaaaaaaatatattatcgcatgcaataaatatttttaaaacagctaaagtttttatttattcaacGTGTTCATTTTTTGAAGAAGAAAACGAACAAGTCATACAATATGTTATAGAAAGATATcctaatattaaattattaaatgctGGTAAAgataaatttctttttaaaaatggtAATTATGTGTTCTCAAATAAATGCGTTCGAACCTTTCCATTAATACATTCATGTAGGGGTATATTTATTTCGAAGATGAGTATAGGTCTCTAA
- a CDS encoding histone acetyltransferase, putative, giving the protein MKKKVDSRIKILIENNIALGQRSMFFVVGDEGKNVVVNFYFLLNRLINRTHKILWCYKKKLDFSTSKKKRYREMKKKIKKGTFDQTVDNNFDMFLKNADIRFCFYKESKKILGKTYSICILQDFSYITPNILCRCLETVIGGGLIIFLINKQNELKDLYNLTLNYHKKYTMNGICNVYNNYIHRFFLSLNTCENAMFIDDEMNILPLNDNYLKIKKITPKMENIDVTHSLNIQMKNKEDQRKEKQNGSISKNNNKNDNFNDNFNNNFNDNFNDNFNNNFNDNFNNNTFHETKSATLGGFLCPDKNLLQEKLKFLESICEENEKRKEEEKIFLYSSKFIKVNKIGDIPSSDNKSPRETYENYDSITNASTTANTYNNNYNSKKKTKKDVYSFLDRNVMNLLNICLSLDQLEVLLNMCKILRNDEEKKKNIKEVLFNLLANRGRGKSATLGLLLSLSIYFNYSNIIICSGNNEGVQTIYDFLDKGLHILGFNEFKDYEKIYNMGQIKEIIIFKNMKYLKQRIRFFDIIEEDILNSELMIIDEAACIPIDILKKKIKGEITILSTTLNGYEGTGKTFTFKLLKQLKKKFITHLSYEEFKNMNFLYFDKAFIDLTLTNPIRYSYNDPIERWLNEFLCLNCNEPTNIKENVCSPSNCELYFVNKNIFKNYNKTTETLLKKIMTLFITSHYKNTPNDIIMILDSQQHHLFILINKNNNNNNNNNNNLLEEQIGDLDIYGVLHCAIDGIINNEHIKKAVKLEDIIHLVKNNDTHNEYPTSHKKQINDINDEQIEKKENMNHQNSDINNKNNNSNNNSSNNNNSSSNNKELLINEYEGNLIPYIISDYFNYYFYNYIGIRVVRISIHPSMQNLNYGSEFLKKVFNYYNAYNSKQRQDNNNKNNNNNNNNNSSGYDNNVVYNENVILFNCNGKDIYFDKKLKHIDYIGTCFGLTKGLLIFWQKNKFIPVFLKQQKNDITGEFSILMLKHINEDLKNIFANFYTDFVRSVTKLLPYSFKHMESFIVFNLLNNNNYSIISSKEDNTSIIDKEDNKTDNHISKHNGHIKNDPQNNNNSYYENYENYENQHLSFYDNNLINKQTVFYFFHTNDICRLKRFVLEGRNFYEILYLLSTIANLILFKKVLINLSFLEYTILYAVAFQKKTCKEISDEIKINVNQTNAIFRKIIHRFYNYIKDIMERQIEKEVNAELNEKLKVKKKRSLNIELPSDEYKDELERNSLIVKKKLKKEKLSLMKEFNLEGDIKRKEINIKTNDNLEIKKKKENKKKSSAQLML; this is encoded by the exons atgaagaaaaaagtaGATAGTAGAATAAAAATActaatagaaaataatatcgCTTTAGGTCAGAGGAGCATGTTTTTCGTTGTAGGAGATGAAGGAAAGAATGTGgttgtaaatttttattttttattaaatcgtTTAATAAATCGAacacataaaatattatggtGTTATAAGAAGAAGTTAGATTTTTCAactagtaaaaaaaaaagatatcgtgaaatgaagaagaaaataaaaaaaggtaCATTTGATCAAACTgtagataataattttgatatgtttttaaaaaatgcaGATATAagattttgtttttataaagaatcaaaaaaaatattaggaAAAACATATTCCATATGTATATTACAagatttttcttatataactcctaatattttatgtagaTGTTTAGAAACTGTAATAGGAGGAGGATTAATtatctttttaataaataaacaaaatgaattaaaagatttatataatttgactttaaattatcataaaaaatatacaatgaATGGTATAtgtaatgtatataataattatatacatcgGTTTTTCTTATCATTAAATACATGTGAAAATGCAATGTTTATAGATGatgaaatgaatatattacctttaaatgataattatttaaaaataaaaaaaataacacctaaaatggaaaatataGATGTGACACATAGTTTGaatatacaaatgaaaaaCAAAGAGGAtcaaagaaaagaaaaacaaaatggtAGTATTAgcaagaataataataaaaatgataattttaatgataattttaataacaattttaatgataattttaatgacaattttaataacaattttaatgataattttaataataatacctTTCATGAGACAAAATCTGCAACATTGGGTGGTTTTTTGTGTCCTGATAAAAATTTGTtacaagaaaaattaaaatttttagaaAGCATATGCGAAGAAAatgagaaaagaaaagaagaagagaaaatatttttatattcttcaaagtttataaaagtaaataaaaTTGGAGATATACCTTCAAGTGATAATAAAAGTCCACGTGAAACAtatgaaaattatgataGTATTACTAATGCTAGCACAACGGCTAATACttacaataataattataattcaaaaaagaaaaccaAAAAAGATGTATATAGTTTTTTAGATAGAAATGTaatgaatttattaaatatttgtttAAGTTTAGATCAGTTAGAAGTTCTTTTGAATATGTGtaaaatattaagaaatgatgaagaaaagaaaaaaaatattaaagaggttctttttaatttattagcAAATAGAGGTAGAGGTAAATCAGCTACATTAGGATTATTACTTTCTTtgagtatatattttaattatagtaatataataatatgttctGGAAATAATGAAGGTGTTCAAACTATTTATGATTTCTTAGACAAAGGATTACATATTTTAGGTTTTAATGAATTTAAAGATTAtgaaaagatatataatatgggtcaaataaaagaaattattatatttaaaaatatgaaatatttaaaacaaaGAATAAGATTCTTTGATATAATTGaagaagatatattaaattcagAACTTATGATTATTGATGAAGCTGCTTGTATCCctatagatatattaaaaaaaaaaattaaaggagaaataacaatattatcAACAACATTAAATGGATATGAAGGAACAGGAAAAACATttacatttaaattattaaaacaattaaaaaaaaaattcataacacatttatcatatgaagaatttaaaaatatgaatttcttatattttgataaagCTTTTATAGATTTAACCTTAACAAATCCTATAAGATATAGTTATAATGATCCAATTGAACGATGGTTAAATGAATTTTTATGTCTTAATTGTAATGAACCtactaatataaaagaaaatgtttGTTCACCATCAAACTgtgaattatattttgtaaataaaaatatttttaaaaattataataaaacaactgaaacattattaaaaaaaattatgacattatttataacatctcattataaaaacacgcccaatgatattattatgatattgGATTCTCAGCAacatcatttatttatattaataaataaaaataataataataataataataataataacaacttATTGGAAGAACAAATTGGTGACCTAGATATATATGGAGTCTTACATTGTGCTATAGAtggaataataaataatgaacatataaaaaaagctGTAAAATTAGAagatattattcatttagtaaaaaataatgatacacATAATGAATATCCTACATCACAtaagaaacaaataaatgacATCAATGATGAACAGatagaaaagaaagaaaacaTGAACCATCAAAACAGTGACATcaacaacaaaaataataatagtaataataatagtagtaataataataatagtagtagtaataataaagaactcttaataaatgaatatgaagGAAATTTAATTCCTTATATTATCAgtgattattttaattattatttctataattatattgGCATACGTGTTGTACGTATTTCTATACATCCATCAATGCAAAACTTAAATTATGGATccgaatttttaaaaaaagtttttaattattataatgcaTATAATTCAAAACAAAGACAagacaacaacaacaaaaataataataataataataataataattctagtggttatgataataatgtggtatataatgaaaatgtcatattatttaattgtaATGGTaaagatatttattttgataagaaattaaaacatattgATTATATAGGTACATGTTTTGGACTAACAAAAGGACTTTTAATCTTCTggcaaaaaaataaatttattcctgtttttttaaaacaacaaaaaaatgatataacaGGTGAATTTAGTATTCTCATgctaaaacatataaatgaagatCTTAAAAATATCTTTGCAAATTTTTACACTGATTTTGTAAGAAGTGTTACAAAATTATTACCATATTCATTTAAACATATGGAATCTTTTATTGTTTTCaacttattaaataataataattattctatTATATCTTCAAAAGAAGATAATACTTCTATAATTGATAAGGAAGATAATAAAACGGATAATCATATTTCAAAACATAATggacatataaaaaatgatccacagaataataataattcttattatgaaaattatgaaaattatgaaaatcaACACTTATcattttatgataataatctTATAAACAAACAAACAGTATTCTACTTTTTTCATACAAATGATATATGTAGATTAAAAAGATTCGTTTTAGAAGGAAGAAATTTTTATGAAATCCTATATCTATTATCTACTATAGCAaacttaatattatttaaaaaagtatTAATTAATTTGAGCTTTTTAgaatatacaatattatatgCTGTAgcatttcaaaaaaaaacttGTAAAGAAATATCAGATGAAATCAAAATTAATGTAAATCAGACAAATGCAATCTTTAGAAAAATAATCCATCgattttataattacatCAAG gatATTATGGAAAGGCAAATTGAGAAAGAGGTGAATGCTGAATTGAacgaaaaattaaaagtaaaaaaaaaacgatcATTAAATATTGAGTTACCATCAGATGAATATAAAGACGAATTAGAAAGAAATTCTTTAAttgtcaaaaaaaaattgaagaaaGAGAAATTATCTTTAATGAAGGAGTTTAATTTGGAAG gaGATATCAAAAGGaaagaaattaatataaagacaaatgataatttggagattaaaaaaaagaaagaaaacaaaaaaaaatcaagtGCCCAACTGAtgttataa